A portion of the Oreochromis niloticus isolate F11D_XX linkage group LG10, O_niloticus_UMD_NMBU, whole genome shotgun sequence genome contains these proteins:
- the LOC100707670 gene encoding olfactory receptor 2AT4-like: MEFLNSAVEKNTTFVQSAYFIISGFIGIPNIRYYFVFLCFIYIFSVVGNSLVMIVIILDRMLRSPKYIAVFNLALTDLLSSCALVPKVLDISLFNHYYISYNNCLTFMFFCFTLTSMQAFNLVVLSFDRVMAIMYPLHYQMRVSHKVILSLIAFFFLLAITLTLIAVGLLTRLSFCKSVIIQSYYCDHGPMYRLGCNDVTPNYIIGFLAIILVLAFPLAFIVGSYCCIGYSLSKISTFRERVKAFKTCTGHLSLVAIYFLPIIFVYVFWPVIHPNARIINLSMTSVMPPMLNPIIYVLQTQEIKESLRRLMKSRVQAKLEVFRLKPL, translated from the coding sequence ATGGAATTTTTGAACTCAGCTGTTGAGAAAAACACCACCTTTGTGCAATCTGCATATTTTATAATAAGTGGGTTCATTGGCATACCTAATATTAGATATTATTTCGTCTTTctatgttttatttacattttttcagtggtGGGAAACTCTTTAGTGATGATTGTAATAATTTTGGATCGTATGTTGAGAAGTCCTAAATATATTGCAGTTTTTAATCTTGCACTTACAGACCTGTTAAGTAGCTGTGCTTTGGTGCCAAAGGTTCTTGACATTTCTCTGTTTAACCATTATTATATCTCTTACAACAACTGCTtgactttcatgtttttctgctttACTTTAACTTCAATGCAGGCTTTTAATCTGGTTGTATTGTCCTTTGACAGAGTCATGGCTATCATGTACCCGCTGCACTATCAAATGAGAGTGAGCCACAAGGTCATTCTGTCTTTGAttgcttttttcttccttttggcCATCACTCTTACACTCATTGCAGTTGGCCTTCTCACAAGACTTTCCTTCTGTAAGTCTGTGATTATTCAGAGCTATTATTGTGATCATGGTCCTATGTATCGTCTTGGCTGCAATGATGTTACCCCTAATTATATAATTGGGTTTTTGGCAATAATTCTTGTTCTTGCATTTCCACTGGCATTTATCGTGGGAAGTTACTGCTGTATCGGTTATTCTTTGTCAAAAATTTCTACATTTAGGGAAAGAGTGAAAGCTTTTAAAACCTGCACAGGTCACCTTTCATTAGTGGCAATTTATTTCCTTCCTATTATATTTGTGTATGTTTTTTGGCCTGTAATACATCCAAATGCAAGGATCATAAACCTTTCTATGACCAGTGTCATGCCTCCTATGTTAAACCCAATAATCTATGTTCTTCAGACACAGGAGATCAAAGAATCATTGAGAAGATTGATGAAATCTAGAGTGCAGGCTAAATTGGAAGTGTTTAGACTTAAACCTTTGTAA